The DNA region TGGTCTTATAATAGGATGTTTACTCTCGGCAAGTATTGCAAACAAGGTATATTTTAGAAAAATTGCTTCTAAAACTAGATTTTTTCAAGCATTAGTTGGCGGGATATTAGCAGGATTTGGTGCTAGACTTGCTTGGGGATGCAATTTAGCTAACTTTTTTACAGGTCTTCCTTATTTTTCTTTACATACTTGGGTTTTTGCTATTTTTATGTGTCTTGGGGTTGCAGCTGCTATTTTGGTGCTAAAAATTAAGATTTTTGCTCCTAGATATGAAATGATTAAAACAAATACTCCACAATTAAAAATAGATACAAATTTAGAGCAAAAAAACAAAGTTATACTCACTTTAAGCATAATAGCATTTTTTGCATTTTTCATATACTTAGCAATTAATGATACTAAAAATCTTCCTATAGCTTTAGTATTTGGTGTAATTTTTGGTTGGCTTATACAAAAAGGGCAAATTTGCTTTACATCTTGCTTTAGAGATTTATTCTTATTTAAACGTGCACATTTTGCTATAGCGTTATTTGTATCAATGCTAATAGCTAGTATTTTTGTATTCGGTTTGCTAAATAAAGGTGGTTATAACGCTAAGGTATTAGAAATATCACTTGGACTTTGTACTGGAGCATTTATATTTGGTTTTGGTATAGTATTTGCAGGTGGGTGTGAATGTGGATTTTTATATCGTGCGGTAGAAGGTCAAACTCATTTTATGATAGTAGGTGTTGGAAACATAATAGGAACTATGTTAATTGCATTAAATTATGATTATCTTCCTAAATGGTTTTTAAGTGGTGAAAAAATAAAATTAACCGGATATACAGGCTTAAGTATAAATTTAATTTTATTCTTAGTAAGTATAGCATTAATAGTTTTTTATGCAAGGAGAAAAAATGAAAATTGATTATTCTATTTCTTTATTAGGCGAACCTTGTCCTTATCCTGCAATTGTTGCTAATGAAGTAATTCACAAGCTAAAAAGTGGCGAAGTATTAGAAATAATTAGCGATTGTCCACAAAGTATTAATGGAATTCCACCTGATATGAAGGCTTTAGGACATAGTTGTGAAGTAGTGCAAAACGGCTCTGTTTTAGGCTTTTATATAACTAAAAAATAATTAATGGGATATTTTCCCATTAATCTAATACTATTATTAAAATATTCAAAATATTTTAAATAAAATCTGATGGTAAAATA from Campylobacter sp. MG1 includes:
- the yedE gene encoding selenium metabolism membrane protein YedE/FdhT — translated: MALFSQTYLKNFYSNTKAVIILSIMATIYFAIFGGVFAVTGEFTRIGGEILELFGKDLSGYSYYVKQKLDGTMLTRVDGVMIIGLIIGCLLSASIANKVYFRKIASKTRFFQALVGGILAGFGARLAWGCNLANFFTGLPYFSLHTWVFAIFMCLGVAAAILVLKIKIFAPRYEMIKTNTPQLKIDTNLEQKNKVILTLSIIAFFAFFIYLAINDTKNLPIALVFGVIFGWLIQKGQICFTSCFRDLFLFKRAHFAIALFVSMLIASIFVFGLLNKGGYNAKVLEISLGLCTGAFIFGFGIVFAGGCECGFLYRAVEGQTHFMIVGVGNIIGTMLIALNYDYLPKWFLSGEKIKLTGYTGLSINLILFLVSIALIVFYARRKNEN
- the yedF gene encoding sulfurtransferase-like selenium metabolism protein YedF; the encoded protein is MKIDYSISLLGEPCPYPAIVANEVIHKLKSGEVLEIISDCPQSINGIPPDMKALGHSCEVVQNGSVLGFYITKK